The Littorina saxatilis isolate snail1 linkage group LG1, US_GU_Lsax_2.0, whole genome shotgun sequence nucleotide sequence AATGGTGTTTTACAGATTGACTGGTGAGCGAGGAATTCCCATACTGCCCCATGTTTTCAAGGATGTCAAGCTAAAGGGAAAAGGTCATGAGGTCGGTAGTTAATTCATGTGTTCAGAATACATaccacagacctgggaaccaaTATGATTTCATCGTAATTTGTATGCATGATTGTTTAGAAAACTGTCGGTTTGGTCAGTGGAAAATAAATACgatgagaaaaattcctagactacttttctgaGCGCATCTTGAAGCCGATCCaatattttgacacatgattacagtttttgtcagtgaacattgaaagaagcatttgttttaaatgtattggtaaacttgaCTAACTGTTCAACGGACGcctgtgaagcatgtttgaatcatggatgttaaAATGCTGTGTgaagtacgctcatttttctgaataTACACCAAAGTGCAAAAGAGGGGATCCGAGGTCTGATAACCAAAAGATACAAAAGATAGATTTTTTGACATTTGTTGAATTTATTTCAAAAGGTTGAACTTtataattgagcccgaagttgactttgaGAATTACGACTTCCGCTATGTTGATAGGTACTAAGGTAGAACATTTGTCTTGTCATGGTCAGATCATACAGTACACACTCaacaaatgttcttcttcttctgcgttcgtgggctgaaactcccatgtacactcgtgttttagcacgagtggaattttacgtgtatgaccgtttttaccccgccattaaggcagccatacgccgctttcggaggaagcatgctgggtattttcgtgtttctataacccaccgaactcttacatggattacaggatcttttccgtgcgcacttggtcttgtgcttgcgtgtacacacgaagggggataagccactagcaggtctgcacagaagttgacctgggaaatcggtaaaatctccacacttaacccaccaggcggccgcggccgggattcaaactctcGACcctccgattaagaggccgacgtcttaccaccccaccacagcgcccgtctaaaTGTTCATTGATACCCTATGTTGTTGACAGGTACTAAGGTGGAGAATTTGTCTTGTCATGGTCAGATCATACAGTCTACACACTCAGCAAATGTTCATTGATACCCTATGTTGACAGGTACTGAGGTAGAGGATTTGTCTTGTCATGGTCAGATCATACAGTCTACACACTCAGCAAATGTTCATTGATACCCTATGTTGACAGGTACTGAGGTAGAGGATTTGTCTTGTCATGGTCAGATCATACAGTACACACACTCAAGAACTGTTCATTGCTATGCTATTTTGACAGGTGGGGGATATGCGTGTAGTGATGCGATACCTGGAACACTGGGCTCACCGTCTTTTTCCCATGATGCCCTTTGACAAAGTCTTGGAGAGAATTGAACGTCTTGGCACCAAAAGAGATGTACAGGTGAGAAGGTTTTTAACCTATCAGCCTGACAAACAAGAGACACTACAGACAAGAATAAATGATGCTGTGACCAATATCTTAGAATCTGATTGGGATGACTCCAAGATGGTCAAAGTATTGACAAAAGTACATGTAGTCATTTATTTGGTACAACATTTTTTCCAGCAGCCAGGTAATGGGCAATTCACACGGTTGACGAGACTGGTTTTCGTCTGAGTCTTCAAAAGGGTTTTATCAACAAGGGCTTTTTGTAGAAGGACAAtctttgtttttctgtcatGTATTTGGTACAAGAACTTTTCCGGCAGGCAATGAATGCCCAATGCTCACTCGCTTGGATAGACTGGGTTACATCCGAGCCTTCTTCCGGGTTTATCAGCAAGGACTTTTTGCAGAATGACAATGGTTGTTTTTCTGttattcagacatgcatcaagAAGATGCGGATGGACATGCCGGTGCTGGGGAGCGACACGGTCAGCAGAGGGGATGATgatggggagggagagagggacggAGACCAAGAGAGTAATGAGAGACAGGtacagtggtgtgtgtgtgtgtacgtacaatggaaccccccccccccccccctcctcctctttttAAGACACTCTTTTCTCAAACTTtcagttcataacctctgtaaatgtaccgccattttaagactcccttcttttcaagacctgattttctcagatttgtgtaggACTTGAAAGTGGGGtttcgctgtgtgtgtgtgtgtgtgtgtgtgtggatgtgtgtgtgtgtttgagtgagagtgagtctCATTCAAAGAGTCTGTGTGTACAGGTGTGGGAGTGTGTACATTTTGCTGAGTGTTGAAGAAGCTGTAGTGAACCTTGGGTGTGTTTCAGAATCCCAAAGCAGAGGATCTGTTTGATGCCATGATTCGAGATGAGCAGGAACTCCTGGCGGATACCCAAGGTGTCAGCAAGACTACAAACAGTCAGACAACATCTGGTGTGGCAGCCACTAGCTCCACTTCATCGGGGCAATTGACCCAGGTATGGAAAAGAAACTTGTCGTAAAGTGTAGGTAAAACATCCTACTCACGGTAACCCAACTGCCTTATTTTATGCTGTTTGTCCGtttttgcacacaaaaagacaaaagaaaacgaGCAAAATGTATGTGACACAAGAGAAATTGTTGACCTAATGACTTGGGTGCACCCATTTTTGCTTCTGTGCGTTGGTATTTGAAGATTCTAGTGTGGCTAAAAATAAAACGTGAGGGTTTGGATTTCTTCAATTGTCAAAATAATGTACTGGAGTGTAGTTTAATGAGTGATGAAGCAAGTTGAAGTTTTCCTGTCAAGGGTCCTTCACATATACTAGAGTGTACTATGATGGCAGAGTTGCCAACAGCTACGCTTTCAGCGTAACATGCTGCGGTTTAAGACAAATTGCTACGCCGTTACACCAGTTTTGAATTGGTGCGTTTAAAGAAATAATCACAAGCAAGCAACAGTTTACTCTTTCgtgtgagtcctggtactcatttctgaTTCTCACTCCATGAAGCGGTCAGAATTTGTGTCATAAAACATTGTCCACACTGGGAGgtggcactgcagacactctctattggctgttatcacttttttttttctaaataataattttaCAAATGTATATATTCTTGCATGAAATAGCCAAAATGTGGATTTGATTACATTTTACACAATGCGACACTAAAACACCAATTACTACGCTGAACATTTGGAAATATCAATTGCTACACTTGAGGTTTCACAAGGGTTGGCAGGTCTGTGATGGTGGTGATTAAGGCTTGATGTTTGCCTGTGCAGGGTCTGTCGTCAGAAGTGTTTGAGAGGATGGAACGGAACCGCCGTATGGCCATGGAAAGAAGGGCAAAGAAACTGGGTGTTTCACTCCCTGCTGATGCGCCATCACACCAAGGTCagttgtgaatgtgtgtgtgtgttgaggacAGGATAGGCCTGTTCtggaaatacagtggaaccccccttttcagactgcccaatttaagactccctcactATTAAGACCCTGTTtagtcagattttctgttcataacgtctgtaaattatcccccattttaaggctcCCTTTTTACATCTTTCAGATTGTTGGAAGTCTTAagttaaaaggagggttccactgcaaCTCTGAAGAATCTAAATCAAATGAACGCTATTTTCAGATCCGAGAAACAaggggaagtaagcactcttaATGTATAAGatatgtgcaacaagagtaaatGCAGAACCAATCACCTGTCTGTTTCAATGCAGGAATATATCTTTGCTTCTCTGGTTAATACAGATTGAAATTCTGTATGCAATGTATGCAGGGTGGGTTTAACTTAACATTCTAAATTGCTACAATTGAAGTTTCATAGCGGTTGGCAGCTTAGCTTGTAACTACAAATTAGTGTCAAAAATACAGTGCTTTCTGGAAAACTGCCATCATGGGTCAACCTTTTAGAGCTGAATTAacttaatatttttttctctcttgcaGGCTCTTCCCATCCTTCGGCAAGCCAATCACAAGGTTCAGCTGATACGTTAAGTAAGACACAGGACAAGGCGGAAGAAACTTCCAACTCCCAGCCACAAAACCAGGGTGATCAGGCAGCTTCACATAGCATTACTCCGTAGTGCGTCTTGACAACGAACCCCATCAGTATTTTTCTATCTGCATTTTGACTTCAGTCACATGGGCAGCAGCATATTCTTTCATAGGCTGTAGATGTCACTTGCATGAAAACTGTTCTTGGATCTGCAATTTTCTGAAGAAAGCAACAGTTTttcagagaaagaaaagaatttgTCCCCAGAAAAAGAAATGTCTTTGAAGAAAACAACCAAGGAGCAGTCCAATATAAATAAGAACACTTTGTGTTTGTTCTAGCTGCCATGGGAGACCATCAGATTGCTTTAAAAAAATGGGCAATTTCGTTTCCCCAAACAGGCTGATTGCCCCTGAATAAATCAAGGGCTGAGGCTGCCTCTGGACCCCAGCCAGTTTTCAGAGATAGTTTTCATCAGGTGCTCTTCTGCTTGTTCTGTGTTGTGTGATTATATAAATAAGAGCTTTTATAGTTCCAGGGTTTGGCTGTGAAAGTAGGACTGTTAAGGCAGATCTGAGAAACGAAGGAAAGTAAGCGACCTAAATACATACAACATGTGTATTAAAGTAAGTTAGAAAGCAGAACCATGAATCTCTTGGcaactgagagaataacaagtattgaaatgaacaagcgactttcatcctctgttGAAGCAGAATTATGTGTTGTGCAGTAGGCTTGCTTTGCTGCAAAGTGTTGTCAGTTTTGGAGTGATACTTTTTGTTTCTTGATATACTTTAACTCGCTCATTTGATCTGACCACTCAAACCAAATCTCCAAGATTAGGCCAGACAATCATGGACACATTCTCTGAGATTTAAAAACCTAATTGGTGTTGGCCTcaagagtgtgtatgtgtgtgtgtgtgtgtgtgtgtgtgagttgcaTTGATGCTAGTTTAGTAATTGCTTATGCTAATACACCAATAAAATTTGTTGTTAAGACCAGCAGCCAGAAttacatgggtgcaactctgccggctacacgccggcagccggtttttggtttcatcggctgccgatgtttttttccaggagagttttttttttgcattttaaatactaaaaaagctggaccccaacttttgccggtttttggaattttccaggttgcacccatggaATTATCAAAATACCTAAACAATTTTATATCGACAACAGCTGTCACGATTAGGTgacatggatcaagaaagtgtcactcggtggggtgccttctcttggtcaattgcgatagaaagcgcctgtgctttctgtcaacgatgtgggttttgctgacagcgcaaaacgaacacgggtattttgtgttgcacggatttcacgggggtgatttctgctgtcaagGCAGAATTGGCGATAGCTGAACTTGGGAAGTGACAGGGTTAGTCACGTGATttttgtcaaggttgtctgtctgagacatgtTAACTGGACACTCGGAAACTCAGCGCTGGGGAGAACGGTCGGTGTCTTATATTTCCTGCTAGTTTGATGGATTTCATCGCTTTGAGTTCTGCATTGATATTCAACGCGCCGCTCTGCATATGTACAGGAGGGCTTCAGGAAACTTCAGTTTGAGACAACTTTCTCTCCGTTCACATGCGGTCTGACGTTGACGGGTCGTCAAATTCTCTTCGCTGTGCGGGGAGGAAATTTCACCGCATAAAGGACTCAGCAAGAGGGCGAATGGTATatcgctgttgacgaacaggtGCCATTCAAAGGAGGAAGCGGTTTTCGCTTCAATGAGAGTGCTACctacataggcttttgaggtaataaatcattatttaacgctgttgacgagtctgtgtttgtggattgaaatactctgttgttctttccaggttagcgcataatttgctctttgtgacgctaaaatactaatctgtatatggtttttgcagatatggagagaaggaaggaaaatggctgatttgttgttgtaaaagtctGTTTaggcaggcccacgtgctcgatgaaatatgtcagggtgacatgtttaaaggtggggtgtgaggggtagcatgacatgtctagtgcaccgaggctttttgttgcagcctttcttcatttctacgtACAACTGTTGTTGGCAGTTTTTGCTGCCTATCTGCGGGACGCTGTTGTCTGCGGACGCTGTAACCAGATCGTGTGAtgtaaccagctaaccggctaaccagcgactgagtgaggcgcctgatgtctccacttttCCCTGCTTCGTAGCCACGCCAGACGGCACTACATtctacggagcagttgtggagactatgaactaattacaggccgtccac carries:
- the LOC138976585 gene encoding TIMELESS-interacting protein-like, giving the protein MESVSLEMDDIFEDQIRGEDEEQLPEMLPDLPEGLESEIQPTQNDEEAENQEVLAKLKGMKGASKNTVKRSMPKLDGTRLTGERGIPILPHVFKDVKLKGKGHEVGDMRVVMRYLEHWAHRLFPMMPFDKVLERIERLGTKRDVQTCIKKMRMDMPVLGSDTVSRGDDDGEGERDGDQESNERQNPKAEDLFDAMIRDEQELLADTQGVSKTTNSQTTSGVAATSSTSSGQLTQGLSSEVFERMERNRRMAMERRAKKLGVSLPADAPSHQGSSHPSASQSQGSADTLSKTQDKAEETSNSQPQNQGDQAASHSITP